The following coding sequences are from one Mesorhizobium onobrychidis window:
- a CDS encoding aldehyde dehydrogenase family protein translates to MSNHLNFFIDGKWVAPVVPATLDVIDPSTEEAYTKISVGSKADVDRAVAAAKAAFPAFSQTSKAERLQLLKRILEVYNERYEDIAQAVSQEMGAPITWAREAQAWAGRAHMESTIKALEDYQFSEKRGTTMVVKEPIGVCALITPWNWPLNQIVCKVAPAIAAGCTVVLKPSEIAPISGVIFSEVMEAAGTPKGVYNMVNGTGPDVGQVMAGHPDVDMVSFTGSTRAGIIVAKTAAETVKRVAQELGGKSANIVLPDADFEKAVRKGVNACFGNSGQSCDAPTRMLVPAARHDEALTIAKKAAEAHKVGDPRSEETKLGPVVSNIQFDKIQRLIEAGIAEGATLVTGGPGRPEHLNRGYYVRPTVFGHVTPGMTIEKEEIFGPVLSVISYDDDDDAVKIANDTLYGLAAYVQSGDIDHARKVAGRLRAGQVSINYPEWDTFAPFGGYKQSGNGREYADWAIHDFLEIKGIIGYGA, encoded by the coding sequence ATGAGCAATCACCTGAACTTCTTCATCGACGGCAAATGGGTCGCGCCCGTGGTGCCGGCGACGCTGGATGTGATCGATCCGTCCACCGAAGAGGCCTATACGAAAATCTCCGTCGGCTCGAAGGCCGATGTGGATCGCGCCGTGGCAGCGGCGAAGGCAGCCTTCCCGGCCTTTTCGCAAACCAGCAAGGCCGAGCGCCTGCAGCTGCTGAAGCGCATCCTCGAAGTCTACAACGAGCGCTACGAGGACATCGCCCAGGCTGTCAGCCAGGAAATGGGCGCGCCGATCACCTGGGCGCGCGAGGCGCAGGCCTGGGCGGGCAGGGCGCATATGGAATCCACCATCAAAGCGCTGGAGGATTATCAATTCAGCGAGAAGCGCGGCACCACCATGGTGGTCAAGGAGCCGATCGGCGTCTGTGCGCTGATCACGCCGTGGAACTGGCCGCTCAACCAGATCGTCTGCAAGGTCGCGCCGGCGATCGCCGCCGGCTGCACGGTCGTGCTGAAGCCTTCCGAGATCGCGCCGATCAGCGGCGTCATTTTTTCGGAAGTGATGGAAGCGGCCGGCACGCCGAAGGGCGTCTACAACATGGTCAACGGCACCGGTCCGGATGTCGGACAGGTCATGGCCGGCCATCCCGACGTCGACATGGTCTCGTTCACCGGTTCGACCCGGGCCGGCATCATCGTCGCCAAAACAGCGGCCGAGACGGTCAAGCGCGTCGCGCAGGAGCTCGGCGGCAAGTCGGCCAACATCGTGCTGCCCGATGCCGACTTCGAGAAGGCCGTGCGCAAGGGCGTCAACGCCTGTTTCGGCAATAGCGGCCAGTCCTGCGACGCGCCGACGCGCATGCTGGTGCCGGCAGCCCGCCACGACGAGGCGCTGACGATCGCCAAGAAAGCGGCCGAGGCGCACAAGGTCGGCGACCCGCGCTCGGAAGAGACCAAGCTCGGGCCGGTTGTCAGCAACATCCAGTTCGACAAGATCCAGCGGCTGATCGAGGCCGGCATCGCCGAGGGTGCTACGCTGGTCACCGGCGGTCCCGGCCGACCGGAGCACCTCAACCGCGGCTACTATGTCAGGCCGACCGTCTTTGGCCATGTCACGCCAGGCATGACCATCGAGAAGGAGGAGATTTTTGGGCCCGTACTTTCGGTCATCTCCTACGATGACGACGACGACGCGGTGAAGATCGCCAACGACACCCTCTATGGCCTCGCCGCCTATGTGCAGTCCGGGGATATCGACCACGCGCGAAAAGTCGCCGGCCGCCTGCGCGCTGGGCAGGTCTCGATCAACTATCCGGAGTGGGACACGTTCGCGCCCTTCGGCGGCTACAAGCAGTCGGGTAACGGCCGCGAATATGCCGACTGGGCGATCCACGATTTCCTCGAGATCAAGGGCATCATCGGCTACGGCGCGTAG
- a CDS encoding ABC transporter ATP-binding protein: protein MAPDPLVRLEAVSKIFPGGIVGLDAVDLDIARGEFLTLLGPSGCGKTTSLRVIAGFESPSSGRVRLEGRDITSLRPFDRPVNTVFQDYALFPHMNVAENVGFGLSLRKLSGAEQAKRVGEALDMVGLADKLGARVSELSGGQRQRVALARAIVCEPRVLLLDEPLSALDAHLREQMQVELKRLQSRLGTTFVMVTHDQTEALSISDRIVVMNKGRIEQIAPPATLYDRPATKFVASFIGTMNLLQSRFVGRDGDRLRFSAGALPLEASSETGEAPGEGAVRTIGVRPEDLLAATEAATGTAPVRVSSIVFHGRTLRLHAELGQGIPVVIDAPRRAEGFQFSVGDVAHISLRRGANCPMLPG from the coding sequence ATGGCGCCTGATCCTCTCGTCCGGCTTGAGGCGGTCTCGAAGATATTCCCCGGCGGCATCGTCGGTCTCGACGCCGTCGATCTCGACATTGCCCGTGGCGAATTCCTGACCTTGCTCGGCCCGTCCGGCTGCGGCAAGACCACCAGCCTGCGGGTGATCGCCGGGTTCGAAAGCCCGTCAAGCGGACGGGTGCGGCTCGAAGGCCGTGACATCACTTCGCTGCGGCCCTTCGACCGCCCCGTCAATACCGTGTTCCAGGACTATGCGCTGTTTCCGCACATGAACGTCGCCGAAAACGTCGGCTTCGGCCTGTCGCTGCGCAAGCTTTCCGGGGCAGAGCAGGCAAAGCGCGTCGGCGAGGCGCTCGACATGGTCGGCCTTGCCGACAAGCTCGGCGCCCGCGTGTCCGAATTGTCGGGCGGCCAGCGCCAGCGCGTCGCGCTTGCCCGTGCGATTGTCTGCGAACCGCGCGTGCTGTTGCTCGACGAGCCGCTGTCGGCGCTCGACGCGCATCTGCGCGAACAGATGCAGGTCGAATTGAAGCGGCTGCAGTCGCGGCTCGGCACCACTTTCGTCATGGTCACCCACGACCAGACCGAGGCGCTGTCGATCTCCGACCGCATCGTCGTCATGAACAAGGGCCGCATCGAGCAGATCGCACCGCCGGCCACGCTCTACGACCGGCCCGCCACAAAATTCGTCGCCAGTTTCATCGGCACGATGAACCTGCTGCAGTCGCGCTTTGTCGGCCGTGACGGCGATCGACTGCGTTTCAGCGCCGGCGCCCTGCCGCTCGAAGCCTCGTCGGAAACCGGCGAAGCGCCGGGAGAAGGCGCGGTGCGAACCATCGGTGTGCGTCCGGAGGATCTTCTGGCAGCGACCGAAGCTGCGACCGGCACCGCACCGGTGCGGGTGAGCAGCATCGTCTTTCACGGCCGCACCTTGCGCCTGCACGCCGAATTGGGGCAGGGGATACCAGTGGTGATCGATGCGCCACGGCGGGCGGAAGGTTTTCAATTCAGCGTCGGCGACGTGGCGCATATCAGCCTGCGCCGCGGCGCTAACTGCCCTATGCTACCCGGCTAA
- a CDS encoding cupin domain-containing protein, which yields MDILNETAEKPKDDADVRVGRRVRALRLERNLSLAELAAKAGVSIGALSQIERGLSSLRVKVIWPLAAALDIEPSALIADGNDAVNDLYCVRADSRRRIPVKSEGIAKALLSPPAATLTGMLVTVEAGGGTVEAYAHPGHEFGFVLSGEVELVVDSTTYGLKTGDSFAFKSTLLHAFRNPGAERCQILWVNTTKPSEVRDGA from the coding sequence ATGGACATACTGAACGAAACGGCTGAAAAGCCGAAGGACGACGCTGACGTGCGGGTCGGCCGGCGCGTGCGGGCGCTCAGGCTGGAACGCAATCTTTCGCTGGCCGAGCTTGCCGCCAAGGCCGGCGTTTCGATCGGGGCACTCAGCCAGATCGAGCGCGGCCTGTCCTCGCTTCGCGTCAAGGTGATCTGGCCGCTCGCCGCCGCGCTCGACATCGAGCCGTCGGCGCTGATCGCCGACGGCAACGATGCCGTCAACGATCTCTATTGCGTGCGCGCCGACAGCCGGCGACGGATCCCGGTGAAATCCGAAGGCATCGCCAAAGCGCTGCTATCGCCGCCGGCCGCTACACTTACCGGCATGCTGGTGACGGTGGAAGCCGGCGGCGGCACCGTCGAAGCCTACGCTCATCCCGGCCACGAATTCGGTTTCGTCCTGTCGGGCGAAGTCGAACTCGTCGTCGATTCAACCACCTATGGACTGAAGACCGGCGACAGCTTCGCCTTCAAGAGCACCTTGCTGCATGCCTTCCGCAATCCGGGCGCCGAGCGCTGCCAGATACTCTGGGTCAACACGACCAAACCGTCCGAGGTTCGCGATGGCGCCTGA
- a CDS encoding ABC transporter substrate-binding protein: MAFDLKSINRKTVQAGLAAFALALSSTVALAADKLQYFTWSGYELPDFNKSFLAAHPDGVEASMFGDDDDAFTKVKAGFRPDVAHPCYDKVARWNKEGLLQPIDTKRIKNWDSIFPVFKNLPDLQAGDGKVWMVPWDWGNTSILYRTDLVKNPEPSWNLLWDKQYAGRMATIDAVHDTPVVAALLAGVNPFDMTPEQMDKVAEKLREQRPLLSNYTTDMTSVEQALASGQLVAAMTWNASATSLKKQGVPVEFMKPKEGMLTWACGFVMLKDAKNVDLAYDFINSRLETDSGKYLIQAYGYGSSNSSAFAAVPKEELEKLQLPSDPEVMLKTTVFTGPMKQNDELAKMFEKVKAGG, translated from the coding sequence ATGGCATTCGACCTGAAATCGATAAATCGCAAGACAGTCCAAGCCGGATTGGCAGCCTTCGCGCTGGCGCTTTCGTCGACCGTCGCGCTTGCGGCCGACAAGTTGCAATATTTCACCTGGTCGGGCTACGAACTTCCCGACTTCAACAAGAGCTTCCTCGCCGCACACCCCGATGGCGTCGAGGCCTCGATGTTCGGCGACGACGATGACGCCTTCACCAAGGTCAAGGCCGGTTTCCGCCCTGACGTCGCACATCCCTGCTACGACAAGGTGGCGCGCTGGAACAAGGAAGGCCTGCTGCAGCCGATCGACACCAAGCGCATCAAGAACTGGGATTCGATCTTTCCGGTCTTCAAGAACCTGCCCGACCTGCAGGCCGGCGACGGCAAGGTCTGGATGGTGCCGTGGGACTGGGGCAACACCTCGATCCTCTACCGCACCGATCTGGTGAAGAACCCGGAACCGAGCTGGAACCTTTTGTGGGACAAGCAATATGCCGGGCGCATGGCAACGATCGACGCCGTCCACGATACGCCGGTGGTGGCGGCGCTTCTCGCCGGCGTCAATCCGTTCGACATGACGCCGGAACAGATGGACAAGGTGGCTGAAAAACTGCGCGAGCAGCGCCCGCTGCTCTCGAACTACACCACCGACATGACCTCGGTCGAACAGGCGCTGGCCAGCGGCCAGCTTGTCGCCGCCATGACCTGGAACGCGTCGGCCACCTCGCTGAAGAAGCAGGGCGTGCCGGTCGAGTTCATGAAGCCGAAGGAAGGCATGCTGACCTGGGCGTGCGGCTTCGTCATGCTCAAGGACGCCAAGAATGTCGACCTCGCCTATGACTTCATCAACAGCCGGCTGGAGACGGATTCGGGAAAATACCTGATCCAGGCCTATGGTTACGGCAGTTCGAACAGCTCGGCCTTCGCAGCGGTGCCGAAGGAGGAACTGGAGAAGCTGCAGCTGCCGTCCGATCCGGAAGTGATGCTGAAGACCACCGTCTTCACCGGGCCGATGAAACAGAATGACGAACTCGCCAAGATGTTCGAGAAGGTCAAGGCAGGCGGCTGA
- a CDS encoding ABC transporter permease, which produces MSVARIEAKQGGRWLGGYVLVYLVFLYLPISLIPLFSFNDSIQAAFPLQGFTFEWYATLSGNSALSGALANSLVIGAIAATGATLCGITVSYMDLYGRSPLAAAISAIARMPILIPGVIVGISLLILVNLIGFGPSRTAIVLGHILVALPTTVVIMKSRFAAIPKTIREAALDLGASDWTTFRRVMLPLSLPAIVSAFMLAFLTSFDEFIVAFFLAGTEPTLPLYIWSQLRFPKSLPTVMALGTAILAVSFVIAAIAEILRHRGLAAAQRPVPANLSKPEETERGELQWHST; this is translated from the coding sequence ATGAGCGTGGCGCGCATAGAAGCAAAGCAAGGTGGCCGCTGGCTCGGCGGTTACGTCCTTGTCTATCTGGTATTCCTGTATTTGCCGATCTCGTTGATCCCGCTTTTCTCCTTCAACGATTCGATCCAGGCGGCGTTTCCGCTGCAAGGCTTCACGTTCGAATGGTACGCGACGCTGTCCGGCAATTCGGCGCTGTCCGGCGCGCTTGCCAACAGCCTCGTCATCGGTGCAATTGCCGCCACCGGTGCCACACTCTGCGGCATCACCGTGTCCTACATGGACCTCTATGGCCGCTCGCCGCTTGCCGCCGCGATCAGCGCCATCGCCCGGATGCCGATCCTGATCCCCGGCGTCATCGTCGGCATCTCGCTGCTGATCCTGGTCAACCTTATTGGCTTCGGTCCATCGCGCACCGCCATCGTGCTCGGCCACATACTGGTGGCGCTGCCGACGACGGTGGTGATCATGAAAAGCCGCTTCGCCGCTATCCCCAAGACCATCCGCGAGGCCGCGCTCGATCTCGGCGCTTCCGACTGGACGACATTCAGGCGGGTGATGCTGCCGCTCAGCCTGCCTGCCATTGTGTCAGCGTTCATGCTGGCCTTCCTGACCTCCTTCGACGAGTTCATCGTCGCCTTCTTCCTCGCCGGCACCGAGCCGACCTTGCCGCTCTACATTTGGAGCCAGCTGCGTTTCCCGAAATCGCTGCCCACCGTCATGGCACTGGGCACGGCCATCCTGGCCGTGTCCTTCGTCATCGCGGCAATTGCCGAAATCCTGCGCCATCGCGGGCTCGCCGCCGCTCAGCGGCCGGTACCCGCCAACCTGTCCAAACCAGAAGAAACCGAAAGAGGAGAACTGCAATGGCATTCGACCTGA
- a CDS encoding ABC transporter permease: MSTIVARQPLPESRSSTGFRLAMLLPGGLVTFFLILFALGLVVFLALRGNDGSLLGAGFTFANFITVASDPLYWTVTLRSLAIAGLVTLATVVTAYPVAYYLAFHAGRRRGLLLFLVTLPFWTSYLLRVFAWKIVLAYNGVLNSALIESGIWSEPTLAFLNTPAAVVVTLAHAYAPFAILPIYVALDTIPKSLLEAASDLGARPFTSFRRVVLPNSMPGVLAAALVVFVPTVGDYVTPALVGGPASTMIGTLIQAQFGKANDWPFGAALAVAVMLVILAVVLVVRFADRRFGSRT, translated from the coding sequence ATGTCGACCATCGTTGCAAGGCAGCCGCTGCCGGAATCCCGGTCCTCGACGGGTTTTCGGTTGGCCATGCTGCTGCCGGGCGGGCTGGTCACCTTCTTCCTGATCCTGTTTGCCCTCGGCCTCGTGGTTTTCCTCGCCCTTCGCGGCAATGACGGTTCGCTGCTGGGCGCCGGTTTCACTTTTGCGAATTTCATCACCGTGGCATCCGACCCGCTGTACTGGACAGTAACGCTGCGCTCGCTGGCCATTGCCGGCCTGGTGACGCTGGCGACGGTCGTCACCGCCTATCCCGTCGCCTACTACCTGGCCTTCCATGCCGGACGGCGGCGCGGGCTGCTGTTGTTTCTGGTGACGCTGCCGTTCTGGACCAGCTATCTCTTGCGCGTCTTCGCCTGGAAGATCGTGCTTGCCTATAATGGCGTGCTGAATTCGGCGCTCATCGAAAGCGGCATCTGGTCCGAGCCGACACTGGCGTTTCTCAACACGCCGGCCGCCGTCGTCGTCACGCTGGCTCACGCCTATGCGCCGTTCGCCATCCTGCCCATCTATGTGGCGCTGGACACGATCCCGAAATCGCTGCTCGAAGCTGCTTCCGATCTCGGCGCCAGACCGTTCACCAGCTTCCGCCGCGTCGTGCTGCCGAATTCGATGCCGGGTGTGCTGGCGGCTGCTCTCGTCGTCTTCGTGCCGACGGTTGGCGACTATGTCACCCCCGCGCTGGTCGGCGGCCCCGCCAGCACCATGATCGGCACGCTGATCCAGGCCCAGTTCGGCAAGGCGAATGATTGGCCGTTCGGCGCCGCACTGGCCGTCGCCGTCATGCTGGTCATCCTCGCCGTGGTGCTGGTCGTGCGTTTCGCCGACCGCAGGTTCGGCAGCCGGACATGA
- a CDS encoding fumarylacetoacetate hydrolase family protein produces MTNATHLPDEGLFIGRARTSDRSHPLVVTVRDGTVFDITSSMAPTVRDICDMPDPAGYVQAARGEPIGSLDAIAANSFQAARDPQKPYLLSPVDLQAVKASGVTFVVSLLERVIEEQARGSAEKADAIRADIAGLIGHDLSKLKPGSPEAMEIKAKLLQRGAWSQYLEVGIGPDAEIFTKCQPMASVGFGADVGLHPVSTWNNPEPEIAMIAASSGMIVGATLGNDVNLRDVEGRSALLLGKAKDNNASAALGPFIRLFDDNFSIDDVKQAIVRLKVEGEDGFSLEGASSMAEISRSPEELVAAAMGPHHQYPDGLALYLGTMFVPSKDRGERGKGFTHKVGDIVTISSEKFGALVNRVRLSPDCPHWTYGASHLMRDLARADLI; encoded by the coding sequence ATGACGAACGCCACGCACCTGCCCGACGAGGGCCTCTTCATTGGCCGCGCCCGGACAAGCGATAGGTCCCATCCGCTGGTGGTCACGGTCCGCGACGGCACGGTCTTCGACATCACGTCGAGCATGGCACCAACCGTGCGCGACATCTGCGACATGCCGGATCCGGCAGGGTACGTCCAGGCGGCCAGGGGCGAACCGATCGGATCACTTGATGCGATCGCCGCCAACAGTTTCCAGGCCGCGCGCGATCCGCAAAAACCGTACCTGCTTTCTCCGGTCGACCTGCAGGCGGTCAAGGCGTCGGGCGTCACCTTCGTCGTCAGCCTGCTCGAACGGGTCATCGAGGAGCAGGCGCGCGGCTCGGCCGAGAAGGCGGATGCCATTCGCGCCGACATTGCCGGGCTGATCGGCCACGATCTGTCGAAGCTCAAGCCAGGCTCGCCGGAAGCGATGGAGATCAAGGCCAAGCTCCTCCAGCGCGGCGCCTGGTCGCAATATCTGGAAGTGGGCATCGGCCCCGATGCCGAGATCTTCACCAAATGCCAGCCGATGGCATCGGTCGGCTTCGGCGCCGATGTCGGCCTGCATCCGGTTTCCACCTGGAACAATCCGGAGCCGGAAATCGCCATGATCGCTGCCAGCAGCGGCATGATCGTCGGCGCGACGCTCGGCAACGACGTCAATCTGCGCGATGTCGAAGGGCGCTCGGCGCTGCTGCTCGGCAAGGCCAAGGACAACAACGCCTCGGCCGCACTCGGTCCATTCATCCGCCTGTTCGACGATAACTTTTCCATTGATGACGTGAAGCAGGCCATCGTGCGTCTGAAGGTCGAGGGCGAGGATGGCTTCTCGCTGGAGGGCGCCAGTTCGATGGCCGAGATCAGCCGCTCGCCCGAAGAGCTGGTCGCTGCCGCCATGGGGCCGCATCACCAGTACCCGGACGGGCTGGCGCTCTATCTCGGCACCATGTTCGTGCCGTCTAAGGATCGCGGCGAAAGGGGCAAGGGCTTCACGCACAAGGTCGGCGACATCGTCACGATCTCATCGGAGAAGTTCGGCGCGTTGGTCAACAGAGTGCGGCTGTCGCCCGACTGTCCGCACTGGACCTACGGCGCCAGCCATCTGATGCGCGACCTCGCCAGGGCCGATCTTATCTAG
- a CDS encoding substrate-binding domain-containing protein: MLTRLRLFVFGLIVALAIPAAAQAKTFYWISHGGPADPVWTYFLAGAKQWATDTGNTVNTSFHNGDVSSQQEAVRAAIAAKADGITTTSPDPGSLIELAKEARAANIPIINFNTPDPKADFNAYVGGDNVTFGKNWAQYLVDKGLVKKGDFVWMPVEIPGATYGVQEEEGIKSVFEPLGITYEITEATLDQAEAINRMVDYLTANRAKVKAIIGLGDLVTGSIKRVFDQAGIKPGEIPVVGWGNSLDTTQEVLTGYVNAAQWQDPQATSYVALSIANMAASGIPPGFDVITGALYEKDTAQVYDDILSGK, translated from the coding sequence ATGCTGACAAGGCTACGACTATTTGTATTCGGCTTGATCGTGGCGCTGGCCATCCCGGCGGCGGCACAGGCCAAGACCTTCTACTGGATTTCGCATGGCGGCCCGGCCGATCCGGTCTGGACCTACTTCCTCGCCGGCGCCAAGCAATGGGCGACGGACACCGGCAACACCGTCAATACCTCGTTCCACAATGGCGACGTGTCGTCCCAGCAGGAGGCTGTTCGCGCGGCCATCGCCGCCAAGGCGGACGGCATCACCACCACCAGCCCCGACCCGGGCAGCCTTATCGAGCTCGCTAAGGAAGCACGGGCGGCAAACATCCCGATCATCAATTTCAACACGCCCGATCCGAAGGCGGACTTCAACGCCTATGTTGGCGGCGACAACGTCACCTTCGGCAAGAACTGGGCGCAGTATCTGGTCGACAAGGGCCTGGTGAAGAAGGGCGATTTCGTCTGGATGCCGGTCGAAATCCCGGGCGCCACCTATGGCGTCCAGGAAGAAGAAGGCATCAAGAGCGTCTTCGAGCCACTCGGCATCACCTATGAAATCACCGAAGCCACGCTCGATCAGGCCGAAGCGATCAACCGCATGGTCGACTACCTCACCGCCAACAGGGCCAAGGTCAAGGCGATCATCGGTCTCGGCGACCTGGTGACCGGCTCGATCAAGCGGGTGTTCGACCAAGCCGGCATCAAGCCGGGTGAAATCCCGGTCGTCGGCTGGGGCAACTCGCTCGACACCACCCAGGAGGTGCTGACCGGCTACGTCAATGCCGCACAATGGCAGGATCCGCAGGCGACCAGCTATGTGGCGCTTTCGATCGCCAACATGGCCGCCAGCGGCATTCCACCCGGCTTCGACGTGATCACCGGCGCACTCTACGAAAAGGACACCGCGCAGGTCTACGACGACATCCTGTCCGGAAAATAA
- a CDS encoding ABC transporter permease: protein MENSSIIQRSIARPEFGPFVLLVVELAVFWGFNHDFLSPQNISNILAFTVELGLIALAMTLLMTSGEFDLSVGSLFGFSPVLMWTLFNSGLTSLEAGFVVALLVAAFIGLVNGWFVTQLKIPSFLVTLGMLLVVRGTALFVTSGFPQRTWSAEGSWLAEALVGDFFIGPFRIYMSLFWFIAAAIALGYVLTQSRTGNWIQAAGGNPSAARARGVNVSGVKIGLFILSSIMASLAGVISSLRTSAANPNSGTGYELEVIAMVVIGGTALTGGRGTIIGTVLGILILRVMRNGIVLIGVPGLAYNIFIGAIILGMMALHSWLERRHQAGT, encoded by the coding sequence GTGGAAAACAGTTCCATCATCCAACGCTCGATCGCCAGGCCGGAATTCGGGCCCTTCGTGCTGCTTGTCGTCGAGCTCGCCGTGTTCTGGGGGTTCAACCACGACTTCCTGTCGCCGCAGAACATCAGCAACATACTGGCCTTCACGGTCGAGCTCGGCCTGATCGCGCTGGCGATGACGCTGTTGATGACTTCGGGCGAATTCGACCTCTCGGTCGGATCGCTGTTCGGTTTCTCGCCCGTCTTGATGTGGACGCTCTTCAACAGCGGCCTCACCTCGCTGGAAGCCGGCTTCGTCGTGGCCTTGCTGGTTGCCGCCTTCATCGGGCTGGTCAATGGCTGGTTCGTGACGCAACTCAAGATTCCATCCTTCCTGGTGACGCTCGGCATGCTGCTGGTCGTGCGCGGCACCGCCCTGTTCGTCACCAGCGGATTTCCGCAACGCACCTGGAGCGCCGAAGGCAGCTGGCTCGCCGAGGCGCTGGTCGGTGATTTCTTCATCGGGCCGTTCCGCATCTACATGTCGCTGTTCTGGTTCATCGCAGCCGCGATCGCACTCGGTTACGTGCTGACACAGAGCCGGACCGGCAACTGGATCCAGGCGGCCGGCGGCAACCCCAGTGCGGCAAGGGCGCGCGGCGTCAATGTCAGCGGCGTCAAGATCGGCCTGTTCATCCTGTCGTCGATCATGGCTTCGCTTGCCGGCGTCATCAGCTCGCTGCGCACCTCGGCGGCCAACCCGAACAGCGGCACCGGCTACGAGCTCGAAGTCATCGCCATGGTGGTGATCGGCGGCACGGCGCTGACTGGCGGACGCGGCACCATCATCGGAACCGTGCTCGGCATCCTGATCCTGCGCGTGATGCGCAATGGCATTGTGCTGATCGGCGTGCCAGGGCTTGCCTACAACATCTTCATCGGCGCGATCATCCTCGGCATGATGGCGCTCCACTCATGGCTGGAACGCCGGCATCAGGCGGGGACTTGA
- a CDS encoding ATP-binding cassette domain-containing protein encodes MAEPLVRMENIRKSYGRVQALVDANFHVNEREIVGLLGDNGAGKSTLIKVLSGAVPLTSGDIFIRGKKVDFRSTSDAIAHGIETIYQDSALVTQLSIARNLFLGREPIKPPRFLNRMDQEAMNVVARDLLKQVGISKNIPPTTPIGSLSGGERQAVAIARAMHFDSDLIILDEPTNNLGVAETQGVLSFVRSARDSGHSCIFIAHNIHHVFQVVDRIVVMRRGKVVADDIDPKNTNVAEVERIITGMSDEEIRDAIVQGKQSQG; translated from the coding sequence ATGGCCGAACCGCTTGTCCGCATGGAAAACATCCGCAAGTCCTACGGGCGTGTGCAAGCGCTGGTAGACGCCAATTTCCATGTCAATGAAAGGGAGATCGTCGGCCTGCTCGGCGACAATGGCGCCGGCAAGTCGACGCTGATCAAGGTGCTGTCGGGTGCGGTTCCGCTGACCAGCGGCGACATCTTCATCCGCGGCAAGAAGGTGGACTTCCGCAGCACCAGCGACGCCATCGCCCACGGCATCGAGACGATCTACCAGGACTCGGCACTGGTCACGCAATTGTCGATCGCGCGCAACCTGTTCCTCGGGCGCGAGCCGATCAAGCCGCCGCGTTTCCTCAACCGTATGGACCAGGAGGCGATGAACGTGGTCGCCCGCGATCTGCTCAAACAGGTCGGCATCTCGAAGAACATCCCGCCGACCACACCGATCGGCTCGCTCTCCGGCGGCGAGCGGCAGGCCGTGGCGATCGCACGCGCCATGCATTTCGACAGCGACCTCATCATCCTCGACGAGCCGACCAACAATCTCGGCGTCGCCGAGACGCAAGGTGTGCTGAGCTTCGTGCGCAGCGCCCGCGATTCGGGCCATTCCTGCATCTTCATCGCCCATAACATCCACCATGTCTTCCAGGTGGTCGACCGCATCGTCGTGATGCGCCGCGGCAAGGTGGTTGCCGACGATATCGATCCGAAGAACACCAACGTCGCGGAAGTCGAACGGATTATCACCGGCATGTCCGACGAGGAGATCCGTGACGCCATCGTCCAGGGGAAACAATCGCAGGGCTGA